In the Paralichthys olivaceus isolate ysfri-2021 chromosome 17, ASM2471397v2, whole genome shotgun sequence genome, one interval contains:
- the LOC109629642 gene encoding musculin, with amino-acid sequence MSTGSAASDPEDYETCYRRGADPLGRAVRKTTCYNPHPYSDEEPEDKQERRVSRAHQREARQTQRNAANARERARMRVLSKAFSRLKTSLPWVPADTKLSKLDTLRLASSYISHLRQLLQEDRFENSFARPVSLTWPFMMTVRSEDQDISTSAVRLCGATA; translated from the exons ATGTCCACTGGCTCCGCAGCGAGCGACCCTGAGGACTATGAGACGTGTTACAGAAGAGGCGCAGACCCTCTGGGGAGGGCTGTGAGGAAAACTACCTGCTACAACCCTCACCCATACTCGGACGAGGAGCCGGAGGACAAGCAGGAGCGCAGGGTCTCCAGGGCGCACCAGAGGGAGGCGCGACAGACGCAGAGAAACGCGGCCAACGCCAGGGAGAGGGCGCGGATGCGAGTGCTGAGCAAAGCTTTCTCCAGGCTAAAAACCAGCCTGCCCTGGGTACCGGCGGACACCAAGCTGTCCAAACTGGACACGCTGCGACTCGCCTCTAGCTACATATCTCACCTGAGGCAGCTCCTGCAGGAGGACCGCTTCGAGAACAGCTTTGCGCGCCCAGTCAGTCTG ACGTGGCCCTTCATGATGACAGTCCGCTCAGAGGACCAGGACATCTCCACTTCTGCTGTTAGACTTTGTGGAGCTACAGCGTAG